CGATGAACCTCCACGGGCCGGACCCCCAGCGTGGGCTCGACCCGAACCCGTTCCTCATGCGTGCGCACCCGGAGACGGGCGGAAACTACTACAACTACAAGAACGACGAGGTCACGGAACTCCTCGACGAACAGGCCCAGACGATCGGCGACGTGGAAGCGCGGGCCGAGATCTGTCAGGAGATCCAGCGCAAGCTCAGTCAGGACGCCTACCTCATCGCGGCGAACTTCCCGGAGGTCATCACGGTCGCGAACACCGCGAACTGGGAAGGGTACGTCCCGACGCCGGGCAACGGGACGACCCGGGACTCGTTCATCTGGACGCAGGTGAACCTCCAGCCGCAGGGTGACTCGACGACCTGGGTCAAGGGCGTCACCTCGGGGATGCAGGGGACGAACCTCCCGTTCTCCAGCGGCGGTCAGGAGGAGAAGCGCCTCCTCAACGTCTACGACGGGCTGTTCGACGCCTCGCCGGAGCTCGAGATCGTCCCGGCACTGGCGACGAACGCCGACGTCGTCGACGACACGACCGTCGAGATGGACCTCCGTGAGGGCGTCGAGTGGCACGACGGGGAGTCGTTCGGCCCGGACGACGTCAAGTTCAGCGTCGAGATGTACAAGGAGAACAACGCGCCCCAGCAGGGGGCGTTCGTCCGGACGATCGACAGCGTCGAGATACTGTCCGAGAGCGGCGGCGGCCGCGTCAGGTTCAACCTCACCGAGCCCGACGCAGCGTTCCTCACGCAGCGGGTCGTCCGCAGTGCCATCATGCCGAAGCACCGCTGGGAGGACGTCGACAGTCCGGCCCAGCACAACCCCGACAACCCGGTCGGTACCGGGCCGTTCTCCTTCGTCAACTGGGAACAGGGCTCCGAGCTCAGGCTCGAGAAACACGAGAACAACTGGATGTGGGACGACGACATCCGCCAGGAACTCCTCGGCGACTACTTCGTCCCCGGCGACGGCATCGACGAGATGGTCCACGTCAACGTCGGGAACGTCTCGACGCTCATCGGCGCCATGCAGTCCGGCGATATCGACGCCATCGGGACGACCGTCTCGAACCAGCAGGCCAACCGCGCGTCCAATGCGAGCGGCGTCGAAAAACAGACCGCACGGAACTACGTCCCCACGGACGTCCACCTCAGCCACCTCGTCCCGCTGTTCCGCGACAAGACGTTCCGCGTCGCGTTGAGTCACGCCTTCGACAAGGAAGGGTTCGTCGAGAACACGCTCGGCGGACGCGGTGAGGCGATCCAGGGGCAGAACCTGCTCACCCCGCTGCTGACGCCGTTCTACGGCGAGACGGAGCCGTACGAGTACAACGTCGACCGAGCCCGGCAACTGCTCCGCCAGGGCGGGTACACCTTCGACAACAACGACATGCTGGTCTGGCCCGAGGGCGACGCCTGGGACGCGTTCGCCGAGCGCGTCGAAAACGGACACGCCACCCGCTCAGAGCTCGAACAGTCGGACTTCTCGTAAGACGGTCACCACGATTCCAAATGAGCTTTCGACGCTTCCTGTTAAAACGAACGGTGATCGCGGCGTTGCTGACGCTGATAGCGGTCAGTGTCATCTTCGTCACCCTGCGGCTGTTACCCTCGGACCCGTTCAGCGGACTCGTCGCATCCGGATCGCTCACGGCGGAGCAAGTGGAACGGGTTCGCGCGATGTACGGGCTGGACGAACCGATCTACGTCCAGTACCTGAAGTACGTTCAGAACCTGTTCACGTTCCAGTTCGGAATCTCGCTCACCCAGCAGCGACCGGTCGGGGAGATCATCATTCCGGCGCTGATGAACACCATGGTGCTGCTGTTGCCCGCACTCGTCGTGACGGCAATCGTCAGCTCGGTCGCCGGCATGTACGCGGGGTGGAACCGCGGGTCGTGGTTCGAGCAGTCGAGCATCGTCGCGACCACGGTTTTCCGCGCGGTCCCGATCTTCGTGACCGGGATCTTCCTGCTCATCATCTTCTCGTACGGGTTGGGCTGGCTGCCGGCGTTCGGGATGCGCAGTCCGCTGGCGAATCCGGACGGCTACCTGGAGACGTATCTCTCCGTCGACTTCCTGAAACACTACATCCTCCCGTTCACGGCGACGGTGTTGTTCTACAGCGGCGACTTCCTGATGCTCGCCCGCAACTCCGTCGTCGAGCGGAAAGGCTCGGAGTTCCTCATGCTCCACCGTGCCAAGGGTCTGTCGGACATGGAGCAACTCGGTCGCGCCGGGCGGAATTCGTTGCTGCCGCTGGTGACGTACTTCGCACTCCGGACGGGGATGCTCTTCCAGGGAGTCATCACGCTGGAAGTCGTCTTCGCGTGGCCGGGCATCGGTCGCGCACTGGTCCAGGCGATCCTCAACCAGGACTACCCGACGGTGCAGGCGGCCGTGTTCATCATGGCACTTGCGGTCATCGTGATGAACCTCACGGCCGACGTGGCGTACGCGAAACTGGACCCGACCGTCGAGGCAGGTGACGTCTGATGGCGGGGTCCACACTCGATAGCGACACCGCGAAAGATCGACTCCGCTCGGAGTTCGGACGGGCGAAACGCACGCTCAGCTACGTCCTCAAGGACAACGCGGCGAAGGTCGGCTTCGTGACCCTCGTCGGGTTCGTCTTCCTCGGCCTCTTCGGGCCGTACATCGCCCCGTACCACCCCATCGAGGACACGCTCCGACAGGGCGGGTCGATGATGCGGCTCCAGGACCCCGGCGGGAAGGCCCTGTTGGGGACGACGTCGTTCGGGAAGGACGTCCTGAGCCAGTTCCTCGCCGGTGCGCGGCCGACGCTCATCGTCGGCCTGTTCGGCGGCGTCGGAACCGGCGTGCTGGGATTCCTCGTCGGCCTCACGAGCGGCTACTTCGGCGGCCGCGTCGACGAACTCCTGATGCGGCTGACCGACCTGACGTTCGCGCTCCCGTTCCTGCCGATGGCGCTCGTGATCCTCTCGTTCGTGACCCCGAGCGTCTGGCTGATCACCGCCGTCTTGGTCGTCTTCCTCTGGAAGATGCCCGCGCGGGTCATCCGGTCGGAGGTGATGACCGTCAAGGAGCGGACGTTCGTCAAGTCCGCCCGAGCGAGGGGTGCCGGTCACATGCGGACGATGTTCCTGCACGTGGCCCCGAACGTCTTGGGGATCGGCTTCCTCTACACCGCCTACGCCGTCGGCTGGTCGATCGTCGCCGGGGCGTCGCTGGCGTTTCTCGGCTTCGGCGATCCGACGACCACTTCGTGGGGACGGATGCTCCAGCAGGTGTTCCGCTCGGGCGCCATCCGCGTCGCGTGGTGGTGGGTGCTCCCACCCGCAATCGGTATCGGCGCCGTCACGACGTCCGTCTTCCTGGTCGGCCGGGCGTTCGAGGAGATAGTCAATCCCGACCTACAAACGGAGCAAGAATGAGTCTACTCGAAGTCGACGACGTGAAAATCACGTATCGGATGCCGGACAAGGACATACACGCCGTCAACAACGTCTCCTTCTCTATCGAAGAGGGGGACAACTACGGACTCGTCGGCGAATCCGGCTCCGGCAAGTCGACGCTCGCAAAGGCCGTCCTCGGACTGCTCGACGACAACGGCGAGATCCGTTCGGGGAGCATTCGCTTCGACGGCCGGGAGTTGATCGACCTCTCGGAACGGGATTGGCGGTCGGTCCGCTGGGAGGAAATCTCGTACATCCCACAGAGCGCGATGGACTCACTCGACCCGGTGATGACGGTCGGCGCACAGATCCGACAGGCCATCCGCAAACACAGGAACGTCTCGAAAGCGACCGCGAACGAGCGCGTCGCCGAGGTGTTCGAGATGGTCGGGCTCGATCCCGCACGAACGGGCGACTATCCCCACCAGTTCTCGGGGGGGATGCGCCAGCGCGTCACCATCGCGATGGCGCTCGCACTGGACCCCGACCTCATCATCGCGGACGAGCCGACGACCGGTCTCGACGTGATCGTCCAGGACAAGATCATCGACAAACTGCTGGAGATTCAGGAGAAGACGGACAGTTCGCTCCTGCTCATCACCCACGACGTGGGGGTCGTCGCCGAGACGTGCGACGAGGTGTCGGTCCTGTACGGTGGGAAGGTGATGGAACAGGGCGACACCGACCAGGTGTTCAGGGCGCCGACGAACCCCTACTCGATGGGGCTGAAAAACGCCTTCCCGGAGGTCGACGAATTCGACGAGCAGGCCATCTCGATCCCCGGATCGCTTCCGGACCTCACCGGCGAGCCGACCGGCTGTGTGTTCCGGAACCGGTGTCCGTTCGCGACCGAGGAGTGCGAACAGAGCCATCCGCCGCTGGTCGAGACCGACGGCCAGCTATCGGCCTGTCACTACACGGACCGGGCCGACGAGATGCGGGCAAACGCCGACGACCCCACGACGTGGGGTATAGAGCCGCGGGACCGGAGCGCGAGGAGGGACGAAACCGGCGACGTCATCCTCGAAACCCGCGGCCTCGAGAAGTGGTTCAAGCAGCCACAGGGGATCCTCGACGACCTGCGAGGGAACGATCCCGACTACGTCAAGGCGGTAAACGACGTGAATCTCACGGTTCACGAGAGCGAAATCGTCGGCGTCGCCGGCGAGTCGGGCTGCGGGAAGTCGACCCTCGCGGAGGTGATCGCCGCGCTCCAGGACCGGACTGGCGGCGACATATTCGTCGACGGCACGTCGGTCGACGAGTTGCTCGGGAAGAGTGCCAAGAAGTTCCGCTCCCAGGTACAGTTCATCTTCCAGGACCCGTTCGACTCGCTCAACCCACGGCAGCGGGTTCGTGCGGCGGTGTCCGAACCGTTGAAGATCCAGGGGTTCGACGCCGAGACCATCGACAGACGGGTCAGACAGACCGTCGCCGACGTCGGCCTCGAACCGGTCGACAAGTACCTCGACAAACTGCCGGCCCAGCTCTCGGGCGGGGAGCGCCAGCGCGTCGCCATCGCGCAGGCGCTGGTGCTCGAACCGCGGCTGCTCATCTGTGACGAGCCGGCGTCGATGCTCGACGTTTCGCTGAAGGCCAACATCCTCAACATCCTGCGGGAGATGGCCGACGAGCGTGACATCGGCATCGTCTACATCTCGCACGACCTCGCGAGCCTCACGCAGATCGCCGACCGCCTCGCGGTGATGTATCTCGGTCGGATCGCCGAACTCGGGGACACCGAGGACGTCGTCCAGTCGCCCAAACACCCGTATACGGCGTCGCTCCTGGCCGCGTCACCCAGGACCGACCCCGACATCGACCGTCAGCGGGTGCTGTTGCCCGGCGAGCCGCCGAACCCAGTCAACCTGCCGAACGGCTGTAACTTCGCGCCCCGCTGTCCGAAGGCGACCGAGGAGTGTCGCGGCGAGGAGCCGGACCGGTCCGCGTTCGCCGACGACGGCCACGAAGCGGCCTGCTACTTCCCGGTCGAGGACGTCGAGACCGAACTCCTGGAACGCTACGCCGCCAAACAGGAGGACGACGGAGCGAGAGCGCTCGGCGACGAGATGACCCTGTAGCCGGCGGCGTCTTCGCCGGTCGGCATCCGCTCGTATCCGCTCCGACGGGTCGGACGCGGTTGCCGACGGGGCGATGGGGCCGACCCTCGAACGGGACGACAGCAGTCAGTCGCGCGTTCGGACGAGAGCGTCGACCGCCACCGGCCCGTCCGCCGCGATCACGACCGGGTTGAGATCGATTTCGGCGACGGCGTCCACCGACGCAGCCAAGTCACCGACGTTCACCAGGAGGTCGACGACGTCCTCGACGGGGAGCGCGTCGCCGCCGCGACGGTCGGTCAGCAGATCCGCGAGCGCGGTCTCCTCGACGGCGCGCCGTGCGTCGGCCGGCGCGAACGGCGGGACGAGCGTCGCGCTCTCGTCCAGCGCCTCCACGAGGACGCCGCCGGGACCGACGGTGACGACCGAGTCGAACACGTCCCCGGGCGCGACCCCGAGGATGGCCTCGACGCCGTCGCCGACCATCGGCTGGACCAGTACGCCGGCCACGTCCGACTCGTCGACGTGTGCCAACGCCGCCTCCCGCACGTCTCGGTAGGCCTCGCGGACCGCCTGGGGGGTGTCGAGGCCGAGCGCGACGGCCCCGACGTCCGTCCGATGGGGGAGCGCCGGCGAATCGATCTTCAGGACGACCGGATAGCCGACGGCCTCGGCGGCCGCGACGGCCGCCTCCGGATCGGTCGCGACGCGCGTCTCGACGACGGGGATGTCGAAGGCGTCCAAGAGCGGCTCCGTCTCCCGCCACTCGAGGACCCGTCCTCGGGGGAGGTCGAGGTCGGGCACGTCGAGGGCAGCCGCGAGTTCGCGTCTGGACGGCCGATCGGCCACGCGGTCGCGGTCCGCGACGTACTCGGTCGTCGACGCGACCGCGTCCAGACAGCGTCCCGGGTCCTCGTACACCGGCACGGACTCCCGGAGGCGCGCGTACGGCGGCGTCACGGTCGGGTCGTCCGGCTCCTTCCGCCCAGTCCAGAGCACGTACACCGGATCGTCGGCGGCCGTGACGATCCGCTCCAGATCGGCGGCGATGGTTTCGGCACGGTCGTCGACCCCCGGGAGCCCGATCGCGAAGACGTACGCGTCGAACGCGTCGTCGGACAGGAGTGCGTCGGCGATCGCCGGCAGTACCTCGGCGCCGTACCCGCGGATGTCGGCGGGGTTGTTGAATCCGCCGTAGGTCAGCAGTTCGTCGATGTCCAGCAGCGCCCGTTCGGTCGCCCCGTCGATGTCGGGGAGCGCGAGGTCCCGCTCGGCCGCCATGTCGGCGAGGAGGCTCGCGAGGCCGCCGCTGGTCGAGGCGATACAGAGACGGTCGCCGTCGACCGTGTCGTAGGCAGTGTGGGCGTTCGCCCGCGAGAGCAGGTCCGGAATGTCCGGCACCCGCTGGACGCCGGATTGATCGAAGGCCGCCCGCCAGGCGTCGTCGCTCCCGGTGAGGGATCCGGTGTGGGACAGCGTCGCCGCCTCGGCGAGGTCCGACTGCCCGATCTTGACCGTCAGCACCGGCGTGCCGTCGCGGGTCGCCCGCTCCGCGACGCGCATGAACCGTTCGGGGTCTTCGATCCCTTCGACGTAGGTGCAGATGACGTCGACGGTCTCCCGTTCGGCGAGGTAGGCGACGTAGTCGGTCAGCGTGAGATCCGCCTCGTTGCCGGTCGAGACGATGTGACTGAAGTGAAGATCGCGGTCCGCCGCCCGCTCGAAGAAGGTGGTAAACGCCAAGGCGCCGGACTGGCTGACGAGGCCGATCCGGCCGGGCTGGGGCTGGCGCGAACAGGTCGACGTGAGCGTCGCGCCACGGGCGGCCATCACGCCGATGCAGTTCGGCCCGACGATACGAATATCCGTGTCGGCGGCCGTCTCGGCGAGTCGTGACGCCAGGCGCTGCCCTTCCTCGTCGGCCTCCGAGAAGCCGGCCGTGAGGACGAGCGCGACCGGTACGCCCCGCTCGCCCGCCGTGGTCACCACGTCGACGACGTACTCTCGCGGGACGCTCACGACGGCCAGGTCGACCGTTTCGGGCAGGTCGTCGATGTCGTCGTAACACTCACGACCCCAGACCTCGTCCCGGCCGGGATTGACGGGGTAGAGCGTCCCCTCGAAGCCGTAGTCGAGGAGATTGGCCACGAGGTTCCCCGAGTAGAACGAGTCTGGACTGGCGCCGACGACGGCGACCGAGTCCGGGTCGAACAGCGGATCGAGTTCCGGGATCGCGGGATCGGCGCTCGATAGCGACGGGTCGATGGGTTCCATGCGAGCCGCTACTCCGTAGACGGGCCTGTACCTGCCCCCGAAGCGACGCCATAGTAATCGTCCTTTATTACGGTCGAACGGCGCCCCGCGAGGGATGGGCTCCGAGGCACCGGACGGTGGCTTCCGACGCGGCTACCGAATCCCGGCGGCCTCCGCCCGTCGGACGATCGTTCGGGCGCGTTCGACCAGCGGTGGGTCTATCATCTGGTCGTCGACGGTGAACACCCCGGCGTCCGCTTCGCTCGCCCGTTCCTGACCGGCGAGCACCTTCTCGGCCCACTCGAGTTCGTCACTCGCCGGCGTGAACGCCTCGTTGATGACGGGAATCTGGTTCGGGTGGATCGCGAGTTTGCCGTCGAACCCGAGTTCGACGACGAACTCGGTCTGTTCGCGGAGCCCCGCGACGTCCTCGATGTCGGTGTGGACGGTGTCGAACGCATCGACGCCGGCCGCGGCCGCGGCGACGACCGTTCGCTGGCGAGCGTACAGCGACTCGGTCTTGTCGTCGGTCACGGTCGCGCCGATGTCGGCGGTGAAATCCTGGTCGCCGTAGGCGACGGCCGTGACTCCCGGTGCGGCCGCGATGTCGTCGGCCGAGAGGACGCCCGCCGCCGTCTCGATCAACGGGACGATACCGACGTCCGACGCCCCGAGATCCGCGAGTTGGTCGTGGAGCGCCTCGACCGGGTCGGCGTCGTTCACTTTCGGCAGGAGGACGCTATCCGGCGGCGTCGCCACGTCGCCGACGACGGCGTCGACGTCCGCCCGGCCGGACAGGTCGTACGGGTTGACGCGGACGGCGACGTTCGGGACCGGGTCGTCGAGCGCATCGAGCGTCGACCGCACGGTTCGTCGTGCCCCCTCCTTCGAGGCGGGTGCAACCGCGTCCTCGAGGTCGAAGATGACCGTATCGGCGGCCGTCTCGACCGCTTTCTCCAGCATACGGCGATCGTCACCGGGGGAGTACAGTAGCGAGCGCTGAACCATGCTGTCGACACGGACCGTCGGTGGAAAAGTTCGGTGGCTGGTCACGAGCGGCGGTCGGTCTCGCAGTCCCACGGATGCCCGTCGACGACTGCTCGCCGGAACGGCCCGGTGAGAAGCCGTGACGCCTTCCGAGAGACCCCTAGTCGTCGTCCGCCGATTCCCCGACCCGTGCTGGCCCGTCGGGGTCCGGACGCTCCGCCGGCCGGAAACACGCAGCCGAGTGGTCCCGTGCCGTCCACACGTCGAGGTCGGGTTCGTCTTCCAGACACGCCGCGTCCGCTTTCGGACAGCGGGGGGCGAACCGACAGCCCGGAAACTCCCCCTCCGCGTCGGCCGGCTTCCCGTCGAGGGTGACGCGCTCGCGGCTCCCTCGCGGGTCCGTCTCGGGGACCGCCGAGAGCAATGCCTCGGTGTAGGGGTGTTGCGGGCGGTTCACGATGTGCTCGGTGCGCCCCCGCTCGACGAACCGTCCGAGATACATGATAGATAGTCGGTCGGCGATTCGCGTGAGGCTCGCGATGTCGTGAGAGATGTACAGGACGCCGATCCCTCGGGTGTTCGCCAGCGTCCGAAGCAGGTTGAGCACCTCCGCTTGAAGCGAGATATCGAGCATCGACGCCGGCTCGTCACAGATGAGGAAGTCGGGGTCGATGACGAGCGCGCGGGCGATGGCGACGCGCTGTCGCTGGCCCCCCGAGAGCTCGTTCGGATACTTCTCCAGATAGTGCTCGGCGGGCGCCATCCCGACCTGTTCGAGCGTCTCCCGGACGGCCGCGGCTTTCTCGTCGGTCCGGTACCCGTGGATCGTCAGCGGCTCCTTGACCAACTGTTCGACCGTCATCCGCGGGTTCAGCGAATCGTACGGGTTCTGGAAGATGATCTGCAGTTTCTGCCGGAAGGATTGGAGGTTACCTTCCCGGTAGTGCTCGTACGAACGGCCGTCGAGCCGGAACCCGCCGTCGGTCGGATCTTCCAGAAGTGCGAGCGTCTGGCCCAGCGTCGTCTTTCCGCACCCCGACTCGCCGACGACGCCGTGGATCTCCCCGCGCGCGACGGACAGCGAGACGCCGTCGACGGCGCGGACGTGGGACCCGTCGTCGTTGAGCATCTCGGTGAGGATCTCGCCGCGCTGTTCGTACCACCGGCGAATACTGTTCGAGAACCCGGTCACGGTGGGCGAAACCCCACCGAAGGGGAGCCACCCCAGCAGCGACCCCGAGCGCTCGTACCACTTGCACAGGTCGTCGACTTCGAGCAGGACTTCGCCGTCGTCGGACCGGGACCCGCCCGTACTCCCGCCCCACGTGGAGGCGTCCTCGGCGTCGCGGCGCATCCGCGCCGCTCGATCCGCGTTGTGACACGCGACCCGCTGGTTTCGATACGGGAGCGTCTCCAACGCCGGTTCGGTCGTTGCACACTCCTCGCCCGCGAACGGGCACCGGGGTTCGAAGACGCAGGCCGTCGGCTCCGAGTCGAGGCTCGGCGGTTCCCCCGGAATCGAGACGAGGTCACCGTCGCCATCTTCGAGCGCCCCGAACGCGCTCTTCAGCCCGATCGTGTACGGGTTCGTGGGATTGAGCAGGAGGTTCTCGACGCGCCCTTGCTCCATCACCTTCCCGCCGTACATCACCGACATCTCGTCGCACGTCTCGGCGATGACGCTCAGGTCGTGGGTGATGAGCAGGAGCGAGCTATCGGTCTCCTCCTGAATCTGGAGGATGTTGTCGATGATCTTGTCCTGGACGATCACGTCGAGACCGGTCGTCGGCTCGTCCGCGACGATGAGTTTCGGCTCGAGCGCGAGCGCCATCGCGATGACGACGCGCTGGCGCATCCCCCCCGAGAACTGGTGGGGGTAGTCGTCGACACGGTCGGGATCGAGCCCGACCGTCCCGAACAGTTCACGAGCTCGCCGACTGGCGTTGCGCTCGGAGAGTTCCCGGTGTGTCTGGATCGCCTGCTCGATCTGTGCGCCGACCGTCATGACCGGATCGAGCGCGTCGATGGCCGTCTGTGGGATGAACGCGATTTCCTCCCAGAGCAGGTCCTGTCGCTCCGACGGCGTCAGCGAGCGGAGGTCCCGCCCCTCGAACTCGATCACGCCCGATTCGATCTCCGCGTGGTCCGGCAGCAGTCCCAGAATCGCCTTCGCCGTCGTCGACTTTCCCGAGGCCGACTCGCCGGAGAGCGCGTAGTTGACCCCGTCCTCGATGCTGAACGAGACGCCGTTCACGCTGTGGAGCGGTCCCTCCCGCGTGTCGTACCGCACCACGAGGTCGTCGACGTCGAGAAGCGTCATCTCCGTACGCTGTTGGCCGGGTCGCGAGCGGCGGTCACGCCCAGACGGGGCGTCTCACTCACCAGCAACGGAATCCCGCGTTCACGTCGGTCCATGCTGCTCCCGCCTAACATGCTGACTGTTATGAACCCTCGGATCGCACTGGCAACCGACATGACGGGACGCCAGT
This window of the Haloplanus rubicundus genome carries:
- a CDS encoding ABC transporter permease, yielding MSFRRFLLKRTVIAALLTLIAVSVIFVTLRLLPSDPFSGLVASGSLTAEQVERVRAMYGLDEPIYVQYLKYVQNLFTFQFGISLTQQRPVGEIIIPALMNTMVLLLPALVVTAIVSSVAGMYAGWNRGSWFEQSSIVATTVFRAVPIFVTGIFLLIIFSYGLGWLPAFGMRSPLANPDGYLETYLSVDFLKHYILPFTATVLFYSGDFLMLARNSVVERKGSEFLMLHRAKGLSDMEQLGRAGRNSLLPLVTYFALRTGMLFQGVITLEVVFAWPGIGRALVQAILNQDYPTVQAAVFIMALAVIVMNLTADVAYAKLDPTVEAGDV
- a CDS encoding ABC transporter substrate-binding protein — encoded protein: MSQDKPYEMERGTTGNVSRRRFVRIAGVAGAAGLAGCGGEGGDGGDGGDGGDGGDGGGGDGGGESIETRFWDEWPVETKGVDVNDEAIQFEYTAVEGQSVPEVDTHFAQAETPWMREFALQVQQSFNDIGVPVNLITVQPSTRYGEFWRADIGHPVPVTMNLHGPDPQRGLDPNPFLMRAHPETGGNYYNYKNDEVTELLDEQAQTIGDVEARAEICQEIQRKLSQDAYLIAANFPEVITVANTANWEGYVPTPGNGTTRDSFIWTQVNLQPQGDSTTWVKGVTSGMQGTNLPFSSGGQEEKRLLNVYDGLFDASPELEIVPALATNADVVDDTTVEMDLREGVEWHDGESFGPDDVKFSVEMYKENNAPQQGAFVRTIDSVEILSESGGGRVRFNLTEPDAAFLTQRVVRSAIMPKHRWEDVDSPAQHNPDNPVGTGPFSFVNWEQGSELRLEKHENNWMWDDDIRQELLGDYFVPGDGIDEMVHVNVGNVSTLIGAMQSGDIDAIGTTVSNQQANRASNASGVEKQTARNYVPTDVHLSHLVPLFRDKTFRVALSHAFDKEGFVENTLGGRGEAIQGQNLLTPLLTPFYGETEPYEYNVDRARQLLRQGGYTFDNNDMLVWPEGDAWDAFAERVENGHATRSELEQSDFS
- a CDS encoding HpcH/HpaI aldolase/citrate lyase family protein: MVQRSLLYSPGDDRRMLEKAVETAADTVIFDLEDAVAPASKEGARRTVRSTLDALDDPVPNVAVRVNPYDLSGRADVDAVVGDVATPPDSVLLPKVNDADPVEALHDQLADLGASDVGIVPLIETAAGVLSADDIAAAPGVTAVAYGDQDFTADIGATVTDDKTESLYARQRTVVAAAAAGVDAFDTVHTDIEDVAGLREQTEFVVELGFDGKLAIHPNQIPVINEAFTPASDELEWAEKVLAGQERASEADAGVFTVDDQMIDPPLVERARTIVRRAEAAGIR
- a CDS encoding acetate--CoA ligase family protein, producing the protein MEPIDPSLSSADPAIPELDPLFDPDSVAVVGASPDSFYSGNLVANLLDYGFEGTLYPVNPGRDEVWGRECYDDIDDLPETVDLAVVSVPREYVVDVVTTAGERGVPVALVLTAGFSEADEEGQRLASRLAETAADTDIRIVGPNCIGVMAARGATLTSTCSRQPQPGRIGLVSQSGALAFTTFFERAADRDLHFSHIVSTGNEADLTLTDYVAYLAERETVDVICTYVEGIEDPERFMRVAERATRDGTPVLTVKIGQSDLAEAATLSHTGSLTGSDDAWRAAFDQSGVQRVPDIPDLLSRANAHTAYDTVDGDRLCIASTSGGLASLLADMAAERDLALPDIDGATERALLDIDELLTYGGFNNPADIRGYGAEVLPAIADALLSDDAFDAYVFAIGLPGVDDRAETIAADLERIVTAADDPVYVLWTGRKEPDDPTVTPPYARLRESVPVYEDPGRCLDAVASTTEYVADRDRVADRPSRRELAAALDVPDLDLPRGRVLEWRETEPLLDAFDIPVVETRVATDPEAAVAAAEAVGYPVVLKIDSPALPHRTDVGAVALGLDTPQAVREAYRDVREAALAHVDESDVAGVLVQPMVGDGVEAILGVAPGDVFDSVVTVGPGGVLVEALDESATLVPPFAPADARRAVEETALADLLTDRRGGDALPVEDVVDLLVNVGDLAASVDAVAEIDLNPVVIAADGPVAVDALVRTRD
- a CDS encoding dipeptide ABC transporter ATP-binding protein — encoded protein: MSLLEVDDVKITYRMPDKDIHAVNNVSFSIEEGDNYGLVGESGSGKSTLAKAVLGLLDDNGEIRSGSIRFDGRELIDLSERDWRSVRWEEISYIPQSAMDSLDPVMTVGAQIRQAIRKHRNVSKATANERVAEVFEMVGLDPARTGDYPHQFSGGMRQRVTIAMALALDPDLIIADEPTTGLDVIVQDKIIDKLLEIQEKTDSSLLLITHDVGVVAETCDEVSVLYGGKVMEQGDTDQVFRAPTNPYSMGLKNAFPEVDEFDEQAISIPGSLPDLTGEPTGCVFRNRCPFATEECEQSHPPLVETDGQLSACHYTDRADEMRANADDPTTWGIEPRDRSARRDETGDVILETRGLEKWFKQPQGILDDLRGNDPDYVKAVNDVNLTVHESEIVGVAGESGCGKSTLAEVIAALQDRTGGDIFVDGTSVDELLGKSAKKFRSQVQFIFQDPFDSLNPRQRVRAAVSEPLKIQGFDAETIDRRVRQTVADVGLEPVDKYLDKLPAQLSGGERQRVAIAQALVLEPRLLICDEPASMLDVSLKANILNILREMADERDIGIVYISHDLASLTQIADRLAVMYLGRIAELGDTEDVVQSPKHPYTASLLAASPRTDPDIDRQRVLLPGEPPNPVNLPNGCNFAPRCPKATEECRGEEPDRSAFADDGHEAACYFPVEDVETELLERYAAKQEDDGARALGDEMTL
- a CDS encoding ABC transporter permease, producing MAGSTLDSDTAKDRLRSEFGRAKRTLSYVLKDNAAKVGFVTLVGFVFLGLFGPYIAPYHPIEDTLRQGGSMMRLQDPGGKALLGTTSFGKDVLSQFLAGARPTLIVGLFGGVGTGVLGFLVGLTSGYFGGRVDELLMRLTDLTFALPFLPMALVILSFVTPSVWLITAVLVVFLWKMPARVIRSEVMTVKERTFVKSARARGAGHMRTMFLHVAPNVLGIGFLYTAYAVGWSIVAGASLAFLGFGDPTTTSWGRMLQQVFRSGAIRVAWWWVLPPAIGIGAVTTSVFLVGRAFEEIVNPDLQTEQE
- a CDS encoding dipeptide ABC transporter ATP-binding protein produces the protein MTLLDVDDLVVRYDTREGPLHSVNGVSFSIEDGVNYALSGESASGKSTTAKAILGLLPDHAEIESGVIEFEGRDLRSLTPSERQDLLWEEIAFIPQTAIDALDPVMTVGAQIEQAIQTHRELSERNASRRARELFGTVGLDPDRVDDYPHQFSGGMRQRVVIAMALALEPKLIVADEPTTGLDVIVQDKIIDNILQIQEETDSSLLLITHDLSVIAETCDEMSVMYGGKVMEQGRVENLLLNPTNPYTIGLKSAFGALEDGDGDLVSIPGEPPSLDSEPTACVFEPRCPFAGEECATTEPALETLPYRNQRVACHNADRAARMRRDAEDASTWGGSTGGSRSDDGEVLLEVDDLCKWYERSGSLLGWLPFGGVSPTVTGFSNSIRRWYEQRGEILTEMLNDDGSHVRAVDGVSLSVARGEIHGVVGESGCGKTTLGQTLALLEDPTDGGFRLDGRSYEHYREGNLQSFRQKLQIIFQNPYDSLNPRMTVEQLVKEPLTIHGYRTDEKAAAVRETLEQVGMAPAEHYLEKYPNELSGGQRQRVAIARALVIDPDFLICDEPASMLDISLQAEVLNLLRTLANTRGIGVLYISHDIASLTRIADRLSIMYLGRFVERGRTEHIVNRPQHPYTEALLSAVPETDPRGSRERVTLDGKPADAEGEFPGCRFAPRCPKADAACLEDEPDLDVWTARDHSAACFRPAERPDPDGPARVGESADDD